A genomic segment from Salmo trutta chromosome 38, fSalTru1.1, whole genome shotgun sequence encodes:
- the LOC115177614 gene encoding neuroblast differentiation-associated protein AHNAK isoform X2: protein MPGVRTGRRLSNGLMLEESEKGQLVVSSVVDGSLANQGLKEGDEIVGATINFDQLSKDDVLKILKLMDDNGFDEKVQVLTKNNLHKSMATLDSFKAPEEMLKDSYNRLNAKIKKFMKVDSSGQPTASGERGSPNGQVTRPLWAKPDVRGTDSTVTLDAPGGELSLRNANMSTTNLSLAHLNGSIEADPDVNISDLPSVDLKGSKIDLELPNSDIGIPSGKIKTPSLGMADFAISGPRFRNPDLDLSADEMCVSDVSLPDLSTPDIDIPSGKFKLTKPHAELKAPDFDVDAPSGKLKMPKFDADVKTPKLILKAPKIKGGLDAPDLDLPKVDLKSPKFDVNTPGIDIDSPTGKLKMPKLKTSTFGMKGPHIDKHGDIEGPDLNLSSPKLKGPKANLNIPDADIDSPSGKFKMPTFKMPDLGSSGPKVKGPGLDLSAPKFKAGIDAPDMDLPDMDLKAPKLDVNTPDIDIDSPTGKFKMPNLKMSTFGIKGPHIDKHGDIEGPDLNLSSPKLKGPKANLNIPDADIDSPSGKFKMPTFKMPDLGSSGPKVKAPDLDLSAPKFKGGISPPDLNHPDLKGPKLGLNAPDVNCNMPSAKVKVPTLKKPKVDLNAPDLDITGPSGKLKMPKFGLSGKMPKSTKLNLKAPKIKGGIDSPDLNFPDADLKAPKLDVNTPDLDINASSGKFKMPKFKMSKFRGLKRSDVDIDGDLEGADIDINAPTANLKGPKTGLKMPDLKMPDFGLSGPNVDAPDYDLPDIDLSAPKLKGGINPPDLRLPKGKIKGLKLDLNDPDLDVDVSSGKLKMPKFGLSGTMPKGPNLDINTSAKSPKFSLNMPKIKAGIDAPDMDLPDMNLKAPKLDVNTPDIDIDSPTGKFKMPNMKMSTFGMKGPHIDKVGDIEGPDLNLSSPKLKGPKADLNIPDADIGRPSGKFKMPTFKMPHLGSSGPKVKGPDLDLSAPKFKAGIDAPDMDLPDINLKAPKLDVNTPDIDIDSPTGKFKMPNLKMSTFGTKGPHIDKHGDIEGPDLNLSSPKLKGPKADLNIPDADIGRPSGKFKMPTFKMPHLGSSGPKVKGPDLDFSAPKFKAGIDAPDMDLPDMNLKAPKLDVNTPDIDIDSPTGKFKMPNLKMPTFGMKGPHIDKHGDIEGPDLNLSSPKFKGPKANLNIPDADIGRPSGKFKMPTFKMPHLGSSGPKVKGPDLDFSAPKFKAGIDAPDMDLPDMNLKAPKLDVNTPDIDIDSPTGKFKMPNLKMPTFGMKGPHIDKHGDIEGPDLNLSSPKFKGPKANLNIPDADIGSPSGKFKMPTFKMPHLGSSGPKVKGPDLDLSAPKLKGGISPLDPNLPDLKGPKLGLNSPDVNFNMPSGKVKVPTLKKPKVDLNAPDLDIDGPSGKLKMPKFGLSGKMPKSTKLNLKAPKIKGGIDSPDLNFPDADLKAPKLDGNAPDFDISSPSGKFNPPDLRLPKSHLKGPKLDFNAQDFDVDAPSGKLKMPKFGLSGAMPKGPNVDINAGAKSPKFSLEMPKIKGGIDTPDVDLPDMNLKDPKLDVNTPDIDIHSPAGKFKMPNLKMSKLGVKGPDIDLDGDIEGPDLNLSSPKLKGPKADLNIPGADIDSPSGKFKMPTFKMPDLGLSGPKVKGSDLDLSAPKFKGGISHPDLDLPDVALKGPTLDLNSQDVNFNMPSGKVKVPTLKKPKGDLNAPDLDIDGLSGKLKMPTFLLPGTMSKSPDLRLKASNIKGGIDVPDMNLPDDDLKAPELDVNAPDLDINEPSGKFKMPKYKMLKFRDLKRPDVDIDGNLEGPDININAPTANLKGPKTGLKMPDLKMPDFGLSGPNVDEPVYDLPDIDLSAPNLKGGISPPDLKLSKGHLKSPKLDLSAPDMPSGRFRVPTIERPNGSIKAPDFDISTPTFKMHTFGLSTPKGPDHDISADLG, encoded by the exons ATG CCTGGTGTCCGCACCGGGAGGAGGCTCTCTAATGGGCTGATGCTGGAGGAATCAGAGAAAGGACAATTGGTCGTTTCCAGTGTTGTCGATGGCTCATTGGCCAATCAGGGGCTGAAAGAAG GAGATGAAATTGTGGGTGCCACAATCAACTTTGACCAACTTTCAAAAGACGATGTGTTGAAAATACTGAAGTTGATGGATGATAATGGATTTGATGAGAAGGTTCAAGTTCTGACGAAAAATAATTTGCACAAGAGTATGGCGACCTTGGACAGCTTCAAAGCACCAGAGGAG ATGTTGAAGGATTCCTATAACAGACTCAATGCCAAAATAAAGAAGTTCATGAAGGTGGACAGCTCTGGACAACCTACAGCTTCTGGGGAAAGAGGCTCTCCGAACGGACAGGTAACGAGACCTCTCTGGGCCAAGCCTGATGTCAGAGGAACAGACTCTACAGTGACTCTCGATGCTCCTGGTGGAGAACTTTCGTTGCGTAATGCCAACATGAGTACAACGAATCTCTCTCTAGCTCACTTGAATGGGTCTATAGAGGCTGATCCTGATGTCAATATCTCCGATTTACCTTCAGTAGACCTTAAAGGTTCCAAAATAGATCTAGAATTGCCAAATTCAGACATTGGCATCCCATCTGGGAAGATCAAAACACCAAGTCTTGGTATGGCTGACTTTGCTATATCTGGACCAAGATTTAGGAATCCAGACCTGGACCTCTCAGCGGATGAGATGTGTGTATCAGACGTCAGTTTGCCTGACCTCAGTACTCCAGATATTGACATACCCTCAGGTAAATTCAAACTAACGAAACCACATGCAGAACTCAAAGCTCCTGATTTCGATGTGGATGCCCCCTCTGGTAAACTGAAGATGCCCAAATTTGATGCTGATGTAAAAACACCAAAGCTAATTCTCAAAGCTCCCAAAATAAAAGGTGGACTTGATGCACCTGACTTGGACTTACCCAAAGTCGACCTGAAATCACCTAAATTCGATGTAAACACTCCAGGTATTGACATTGATTCACCCACAGGGAAATTGAAAATGCCCAAATTGAAAACGTCAACATTTGGAATGAAGGGGCCACATATTGACAAACATGGAGATATAGAGGGACCAGACCTGAACTTGTCATCTCCCAAACTCAAGGGTCCCAAAGCAAACCTCAACATTCCAGATGCAGATATTGACAGTCCATCAGGAAAATTCAAAATGCCAACTTTCAAGATGCCAGATTTAGGTTCCTCTGGACCAAAGGTTAAGGGGCCTGGCTTGGATCTTTCAGCCCCCAAGTTTAAAGCTGGGATTGATGCCCCTGACATGGATTTACCAGACATGGACCTCAAAGCCCCTAAATTAGATGTAAACACTCCAGATATTGACATTGATTCACCCACAGGGAAATTCAAAATGCCCAATTTGAAAATGTCAACATTTGGAATTAAGGGGCCACATATTGACAAACATGGAGATATAGAGGGACCAGACCTGAACTTGTCATCTCCCAAACTCAAGGGTCCCAAAGCAAACCTCAACATTCCAGATGCTGATATTGACAGTCCATCAGGAAAATTCAAAATGCCAACTTTCAAGATGCCAGATTTAGGTTCCTCTGGACCAAAGGTTAAGGCGCCTGACTTGGATCTTTCAGCCCCCAAGTTTAAAGGGGGAATCAGTCCCCCAGATCTGAATCATCCAGATCTTAAAGGCCCCAAACTAGGCCTAAATGCACCAGATGTAAACTGTAATATGCCCTCAGCTAAAGTCAAAGTACCTACATTGAAGAAACCAAAGGTTGATCTGAATGCTCCTGATCTGGACATTACCGGCCCCTCTGGTAAACTGAAAATGCCCAAATTTGGGCTGTCTGGTAAAATGCCAAAATCCACAAAACTGAATCTTAAAGCCCCAAAGATAAAGGGGGGAATTGATTCTCCAGATCTGAATTTTCCAGATGCTGACCTCAAAGCCCCTAAACTAGATGTGAATACCCCTGATCTTGACATCAATGCATCCTCTGGGAAATTCAAAATGCCCAAATTCAAAATGTCTAAATTCAGAGGCCTTAAAAGATCAGATGTTGACATTGATGGAGACTTAGAGGGTGCAGATATAGATATCAATGCCCCCACAGCTAACCTCAAAGGTCCCAAAACAGGTCTAAAAATGCCAGATTTGAAGATGCCTGATTTCGGGTTATCTGGGCCAAATGTAGATGCACCTGACTATGACTTACCTGATATTGATCTCTCAGCCCCAAAGCTAAAAGGGGGCATCAATCCCCCAGATTTGAGACTACCTAAAGGTAAAATCAAAGGCCTAAAACTAGACCTCAATGATCCAGATTTGGATGTTGACGTTTCCTCAGGAAAACTGAAAATGCCCAAATTTGGACTCTCAGGCACTATGCCAAAAGGACCAAATCTGGACATAAATACTAGTGCAAAATCACCCAAGTTCAGTCTAAATATGCCAAAGATAAAAGCTGGGATTGATGCGCCTGACATGGATTTACCAGACATGAACCTCAAAGCCCCTAAATTAGATGTAAACACTCCAGATATTGACATTGATTCACCAACAGGGAAATTCAAAATGCCCAATATGAAAATGTCAACATTTGGAATGAAGGGGCCACATATTGACAAAGTTGGAGATATAGAGGGACCAGACCTGAACTTGTCATCTCCCAAACTCAAGGGTCCCAAAGCAGACCTCAACATTCCAGATGCTGATATTGGTCGTCCATCAGGAAAATTCAAAATGCCAACTTTCAAGATGCCACATTTGGGTTCCTCTGGACCAAAGGTTAAGGGGCCTGACTTGGATCTTTCAGCACCCAAGTTTAAAGCTGGGATTGATGCCCCTGACATGGATTTACCAGACATTAACCTCAAAGCCCCTAAATTAGATGTAAACACTCCGGATATTGACATTGATTCACCCACAGGGAAATTCAAAATGCCCAATTTGAAAATGTCAACATTTGGAACGAAGGGGCCACATATTGACAAACATGGAGATATAGAGGGACCAGACCTGAACTTGTCATCTCCCAAACTCAAGGGTCCCAAAGCAGACCTCAACATTCCAGATGCTGATATTGGCCGTCCATCAGGAAAATTCAAAATGCCAACTTTCAAGATGCCACATTTAGGTTCCTCTGGACCAAAGGTTAAGGGGCCTGACTTGGATTTTTCAGCCCCCAAGTTTAAAGCTGGGATTGATGCCCCTGACATGGATTTACCAGACATGAACCTCAAAGCCCCTAAATTAGATGTAAACACTCCGGATATTGACATTGATTCACCCACAGGGAAATTCAAAATGCCCAATTTGAAAATGCCAACATTTGGAATGAAGGGGCCACATATTGACAAACATGGAGATATAGAGGGACCAGACCTGAACTTGTCATCTCCCAAATTCAAGGGTCCCAAAGCAAACCTCAACATTCCAGATGCTGATATTGGCCGTCCATCAGGAAAATTCAAAATGCCAACTTTCAAGATGCCACATTTAGGTTCCTCTGGACCAAAGGTTAAGGGGCCTGACTTGGATTTTTCAGCCCCCAAGTTTAAAGCTGGGATTGATGCCCCTGACATGGATTTACCAGACATGAACCTCAAAGCCCCTAAATTAGATGTAAACACTCCAGATATTGACATTGATTCACCCACAGGGAAATTCAAAATGCCCAATTTGAAAATGCCAACATTTGGAATGAAGGGGCCACATATTGACAAACATGGAGATATAGAGGGACCAGACCTGAACTTGTCATCTCCCAAATTCAAGGGTCCCAAAGCAAACCTCAACATTCCAGATGCTGATATTGGCAGTCCATCAGGAAAATTCAAAATGCCAACTTTCAAGATGCCACATTTAGGTTCCTCTGGACCAAAGGTTAAGGGGCCTGACTTGGATCTTTCAGCACCCAAGTTGAAAGGGGGAATCAGTCCCCTAGATCCGAATCTGCCAGATCTCAAAGGCCCCAAACTAGGCCTAAATTCACCAGATGTAAACTTTAATATGCCCTCAGGTAAAGTCAAAGTACCTACATTGAAGAAACCAAAGGTTGATCTGAATGCTCCTGATCTGGACATTGATGGCCCCTCTGGTAAACTGAAAATGCCCAAATTTGGGCTGTCTGGTAAAATGCCAAAATCCACAAAACTGAATCTCAAAGCCCCAAAGATAAAGGGGGGAATTGATTCCCCAGACTTGAATTTTCCAGATGCTGACCTCAAAGCCCCTAAACTAGATGGAAATGCCCCCGATTTTGACATCAGTTCACCTTCTGGGAAATTCAATCCCCCAGATTTGAGACTACCTAAGAGTCATCTCAAAGGGCCCAAACTAGATTTCAATGCTCAAGATTTTGATGTTGATGCTCCATCTGGTAAACTGAAAATGCCCAAATTTGGGCTTTCAGGTGCAATGCCAAAAGGACCAAATGTGGACATAAATGCAGGTGCGAAGTCACCAAAGTTCAGTCTAGAAATGCCAAAGATTAAAGGTGGGATTGATACCCCTGATGTGGATCTACCAGACATGAACCTCAAAGACCCTAAATTAGATGTAAACACTCCAGATATTGACATTCATTCACCTGCAGGGAAATTCAAAATGCCCAATCTGAAAATGTCTAAATTAGGAGTGAAAGGGCCAGATATTGACCTAGATGGAGATATAGAGGGACCAGACCTGAATTTGTCCTCTCCCAAACTCAAGGGCCCCAAAGCAGATCTCAACATTCCAGGTGCTGATATTGACAGTCCATCAGGAAAATTCAAAATGCCAACTTTCAAGATGCCAGATTTAGGTTTATCTGGAccaaaagttaaggggtctgactTAGATCTTTCAGCCCCCAAGTTTAAAGGGGGGATTAGTCACCCAGATTTGGATCTGCCAGATGTTGCCCTCAAAGGCCCCACATTAGACCTCAATTCACAAGATGTAAACTTTAATATGCCCTCCGGTAAAGTCAAAGTACCTACATTGAAGAAACCAAAGGGGGATCTGAATGCTCCTGATCTGGACATCGATGGGCTCTCTGGTAAACTGAAAATGCCCACATTCTTGCTGCCTGGTACAATGTCAAAATCCCCAGACTTGAGGCTCAAAGCTTCAAACATTAAGGGGGGAATTGATGTTCCAGACATGAATTTACCAGATGATGACCTCAAAGCCCCTGAACTAGATGTGAATGCCCCAGATCTTGACATCAATGAACCCTCTGGGAAATTCAAAATGCCCAAATATAAAATGCTTAAATTCAGAGACCTAAAGAGACCAGATGTTGACATTGATGGAAACTTAGAGGGCCCAGATATAAATATCAATGCCCCCACAGCTAACCTCAAAGGTCCCAAAACAGGTCTAAAAATGCCAGATTTGAAGATGCCTGATTTCGGGCTATCTGGGCCAAATGTAGATGAACCTGTCTATGACTTACCTGATATTGACCTCTCAGCCCCAAATCTGAAAGGGGGAATCAGTCCCCCAGATTTGAAACTATCTAAGGGTCATCTCAAAAGCCCAAAACTAGACCTCAGTGCTCCAGATATGCCCTCAGGTAGATTCAGAGTTCCAACCATAGAGAGGCCAAATGGTAGCATCAAAGCCCCTGATTTTGACATCAGCACTCCTACATTCAAAATGCATACATTTGGGTTGTCTACACCAAAAGGACCGGATCATGACATCAGTGCTGACCTTGGTTAA
- the LOC115177614 gene encoding neuroblast differentiation-associated protein AHNAK isoform X3, translating into MLSLSEARGWQFYRSTEQHGLLTLSQLSHIGGKTPRWRSNKKLHGQNNPMEPKPGVRTGRRLSNGLMLEESEKGQLVVSSVVDGSLANQGLKEGDEIVGATINFDQLSKDDVLKILKLMDDNGFDEKVQVLTKNNLHKSMATLDSFKAPEEMLKDSYNRLNAKIKKFMKVDSSGQPTASGERGSPNGQVTRPLWAKPDVRGTDSTVTLDAPGGELSLRNANMSTTNLSLAHLNGSIEADPDVNISDLPSVDLKGSKIDLELPNSDIGIPSGKIKTPSLGMADFAISGPRFRNPDLDLSADEMCVSDVSLPDLSTPDIDIPSGKFKLTKPHAELKAPDFDVDAPSGKLKMPKFDADVKTPKLILKAPKIKGGLDAPDLDLPKVDLKSPKFDVNTPGIDIDSPTGKLKMPKLKTSTFGMKGPHIDKHGDIEGPDLNLSSPKLKGPKANLNIPDADIDSPSGKFKMPTFKMPDLGSSGPKVKAPDLDLSAPKFKGGISPPDLNHPDLKGPKLGLNAPDVNCNMPSAKVKVPTLKKPKVDLNAPDLDITGPSGKLKMPKFGLSGKMPKSTKLNLKAPKIKGGIDSPDLNFPDADLKAPKLDVNTPDLDINASSGKFKMPKFKMSKFRGLKRSDVDIDGDLEGADIDINAPTANLKGPKTGLKMPDLKMPDFGLSGPNVDAPDYDLPDIDLSAPKLKGGINPPDLRLPKGKIKGLKLDLNDPDLDVDVSSGKLKMPKFGLSGTMPKGPNLDINTSAKSPKFSLNMPKIKAGIDAPDMDLPDMNLKAPKLDVNTPDIDIDSPTGKFKMPNMKMSTFGMKGPHIDKVGDIEGPDLNLSSPKLKGPKADLNIPDADIGRPSGKFKMPTFKMPHLGSSGPKVKGPDLDLSAPKFKAGIDAPDMDLPDINLKAPKLDVNTPDIDIDSPTGKFKMPNLKMSTFGTKGPHIDKHGDIEGPDLNLSSPKLKGPKADLNIPDADIGRPSGKFKMPTFKMPHLGSSGPKVKGPDLDFSAPKFKAGIDAPDMDLPDMNLKAPKLDVNTPDIDIDSPTGKFKMPNLKMPTFGMKGPHIDKHGDIEGPDLNLSSPKFKGPKANLNIPDADIGRPSGKFKMPTFKMPHLGSSGPKVKGPDLDFSAPKFKAGIDAPDMDLPDMNLKAPKLDVNTPDIDIDSPTGKFKMPNLKMPTFGMKGPHIDKHGDIEGPDLNLSSPKFKGPKANLNIPDADIGSPSGKFKMPTFKMPHLGSSGPKVKGPDLDLSAPKLKGGISPLDPNLPDLKGPKLGLNSPDVNFNMPSGKVKVPTLKKPKVDLNAPDLDIDGPSGKLKMPKFGLSGKMPKSTKLNLKAPKIKGGIDSPDLNFPDADLKAPKLDGNAPDFDISSPSGKFNPPDLRLPKSHLKGPKLDFNAQDFDVDAPSGKLKMPKFGLSGAMPKGPNVDINAGAKSPKFSLEMPKIKGGIDTPDVDLPDMNLKDPKLDVNTPDIDIHSPAGKFKMPNLKMSKLGVKGPDIDLDGDIEGPDLNLSSPKLKGPKADLNIPGADIDSPSGKFKMPTFKMPDLGLSGPKVKGSDLDLSAPKFKGGISHPDLDLPDVALKGPTLDLNSQDVNFNMPSGKVKVPTLKKPKGDLNAPDLDIDGLSGKLKMPTFLLPGTMSKSPDLRLKASNIKGGIDVPDMNLPDDDLKAPELDVNAPDLDINEPSGKFKMPKYKMLKFRDLKRPDVDIDGNLEGPDININAPTANLKGPKTGLKMPDLKMPDFGLSGPNVDEPVYDLPDIDLSAPNLKGGISPPDLKLSKGHLKSPKLDLSAPDMPSGRFRVPTIERPNGSIKAPDFDISTPTFKMHTFGLSTPKGPDHDISADLG; encoded by the exons CCTGGTGTCCGCACCGGGAGGAGGCTCTCTAATGGGCTGATGCTGGAGGAATCAGAGAAAGGACAATTGGTCGTTTCCAGTGTTGTCGATGGCTCATTGGCCAATCAGGGGCTGAAAGAAG GAGATGAAATTGTGGGTGCCACAATCAACTTTGACCAACTTTCAAAAGACGATGTGTTGAAAATACTGAAGTTGATGGATGATAATGGATTTGATGAGAAGGTTCAAGTTCTGACGAAAAATAATTTGCACAAGAGTATGGCGACCTTGGACAGCTTCAAAGCACCAGAGGAG ATGTTGAAGGATTCCTATAACAGACTCAATGCCAAAATAAAGAAGTTCATGAAGGTGGACAGCTCTGGACAACCTACAGCTTCTGGGGAAAGAGGCTCTCCGAACGGACAGGTAACGAGACCTCTCTGGGCCAAGCCTGATGTCAGAGGAACAGACTCTACAGTGACTCTCGATGCTCCTGGTGGAGAACTTTCGTTGCGTAATGCCAACATGAGTACAACGAATCTCTCTCTAGCTCACTTGAATGGGTCTATAGAGGCTGATCCTGATGTCAATATCTCCGATTTACCTTCAGTAGACCTTAAAGGTTCCAAAATAGATCTAGAATTGCCAAATTCAGACATTGGCATCCCATCTGGGAAGATCAAAACACCAAGTCTTGGTATGGCTGACTTTGCTATATCTGGACCAAGATTTAGGAATCCAGACCTGGACCTCTCAGCGGATGAGATGTGTGTATCAGACGTCAGTTTGCCTGACCTCAGTACTCCAGATATTGACATACCCTCAGGTAAATTCAAACTAACGAAACCACATGCAGAACTCAAAGCTCCTGATTTCGATGTGGATGCCCCCTCTGGTAAACTGAAGATGCCCAAATTTGATGCTGATGTAAAAACACCAAAGCTAATTCTCAAAGCTCCCAAAATAAAAGGTGGACTTGATGCACCTGACTTGGACTTACCCAAAGTCGACCTGAAATCACCTAAATTCGATGTAAACACTCCAGGTATTGACATTGATTCACCCACAGGGAAATTGAAAATGCCCAAATTGAAAACGTCAACATTTGGAATGAAGGGGCCACATATTGACAAACATGGAGATATAGAGGGACCAGACCTGAACTTGTCATCTCCCAAACTCAAGGGTCCCAAAGCAAACCTCAACATTCCAGATGCAGATATTGACAGTCCATCAGGAAAATTCAAAATGCCAACTTTCAAGATGCCAGATTTAGGTTCCTCTGGACCAAAG GTTAAGGCGCCTGACTTGGATCTTTCAGCCCCCAAGTTTAAAGGGGGAATCAGTCCCCCAGATCTGAATCATCCAGATCTTAAAGGCCCCAAACTAGGCCTAAATGCACCAGATGTAAACTGTAATATGCCCTCAGCTAAAGTCAAAGTACCTACATTGAAGAAACCAAAGGTTGATCTGAATGCTCCTGATCTGGACATTACCGGCCCCTCTGGTAAACTGAAAATGCCCAAATTTGGGCTGTCTGGTAAAATGCCAAAATCCACAAAACTGAATCTTAAAGCCCCAAAGATAAAGGGGGGAATTGATTCTCCAGATCTGAATTTTCCAGATGCTGACCTCAAAGCCCCTAAACTAGATGTGAATACCCCTGATCTTGACATCAATGCATCCTCTGGGAAATTCAAAATGCCCAAATTCAAAATGTCTAAATTCAGAGGCCTTAAAAGATCAGATGTTGACATTGATGGAGACTTAGAGGGTGCAGATATAGATATCAATGCCCCCACAGCTAACCTCAAAGGTCCCAAAACAGGTCTAAAAATGCCAGATTTGAAGATGCCTGATTTCGGGTTATCTGGGCCAAATGTAGATGCACCTGACTATGACTTACCTGATATTGATCTCTCAGCCCCAAAGCTAAAAGGGGGCATCAATCCCCCAGATTTGAGACTACCTAAAGGTAAAATCAAAGGCCTAAAACTAGACCTCAATGATCCAGATTTGGATGTTGACGTTTCCTCAGGAAAACTGAAAATGCCCAAATTTGGACTCTCAGGCACTATGCCAAAAGGACCAAATCTGGACATAAATACTAGTGCAAAATCACCCAAGTTCAGTCTAAATATGCCAAAGATAAAAGCTGGGATTGATGCGCCTGACATGGATTTACCAGACATGAACCTCAAAGCCCCTAAATTAGATGTAAACACTCCAGATATTGACATTGATTCACCAACAGGGAAATTCAAAATGCCCAATATGAAAATGTCAACATTTGGAATGAAGGGGCCACATATTGACAAAGTTGGAGATATAGAGGGACCAGACCTGAACTTGTCATCTCCCAAACTCAAGGGTCCCAAAGCAGACCTCAACATTCCAGATGCTGATATTGGTCGTCCATCAGGAAAATTCAAAATGCCAACTTTCAAGATGCCACATTTGGGTTCCTCTGGACCAAAGGTTAAGGGGCCTGACTTGGATCTTTCAGCACCCAAGTTTAAAGCTGGGATTGATGCCCCTGACATGGATTTACCAGACATTAACCTCAAAGCCCCTAAATTAGATGTAAACACTCCGGATATTGACATTGATTCACCCACAGGGAAATTCAAAATGCCCAATTTGAAAATGTCAACATTTGGAACGAAGGGGCCACATATTGACAAACATGGAGATATAGAGGGACCAGACCTGAACTTGTCATCTCCCAAACTCAAGGGTCCCAAAGCAGACCTCAACATTCCAGATGCTGATATTGGCCGTCCATCAGGAAAATTCAAAATGCCAACTTTCAAGATGCCACATTTAGGTTCCTCTGGACCAAAGGTTAAGGGGCCTGACTTGGATTTTTCAGCCCCCAAGTTTAAAGCTGGGATTGATGCCCCTGACATGGATTTACCAGACATGAACCTCAAAGCCCCTAAATTAGATGTAAACACTCCGGATATTGACATTGATTCACCCACAGGGAAATTCAAAATGCCCAATTTGAAAATGCCAACATTTGGAATGAAGGGGCCACATATTGACAAACATGGAGATATAGAGGGACCAGACCTGAACTTGTCATCTCCCAAATTCAAGGGTCCCAAAGCAAACCTCAACATTCCAGATGCTGATATTGGCCGTCCATCAGGAAAATTCAAAATGCCAACTTTCAAGATGCCACATTTAGGTTCCTCTGGACCAAAGGTTAAGGGGCCTGACTTGGATTTTTCAGCCCCCAAGTTTAAAGCTGGGATTGATGCCCCTGACATGGATTTACCAGACATGAACCTCAAAGCCCCTAAATTAGATGTAAACACTCCAGATATTGACATTGATTCACCCACAGGGAAATTCAAAATGCCCAATTTGAAAATGCCAACATTTGGAATGAAGGGGCCACATATTGACAAACATGGAGATATAGAGGGACCAGACCTGAACTTGTCATCTCCCAAATTCAAGGGTCCCAAAGCAAACCTCAACATTCCAGATGCTGATATTGGCAGTCCATCAGGAAAATTCAAAATGCCAACTTTCAAGATGCCACATTTAGGTTCCTCTGGACCAAAGGTTAAGGGGCCTGACTTGGATCTTTCAGCACCCAAGTTGAAAGGGGGAATCAGTCCCCTAGATCCGAATCTGCCAGATCTCAAAGGCCCCAAACTAGGCCTAAATTCACCAGATGTAAACTTTAATATGCCCTCAGGTAAAGTCAAAGTACCTACATTGAAGAAACCAAAGGTTGATCTGAATGCTCCTGATCTGGACATTGATGGCCCCTCTGGTAAACTGAAAATGCCCAAATTTGGGCTGTCTGGTAAAATGCCAAAATCCACAAAACTGAATCTCAAAGCCCCAAAGATAAAGGGGGGAATTGATTCCCCAGACTTGAATTTTCCAGATGCTGACCTCAAAGCCCCTAAACTAGATGGAAATGCCCCCGATTTTGACATCAGTTCACCTTCTGGGAAATTCAATCCCCCAGATTTGAGACTACCTAAGAGTCATCTCAAAGGGCCCAAACTAGATTTCAATGCTCAAGATTTTGATGTTGATGCTCCATCTGGTAAACTGAAAATGCCCAAATTTGGGCTTTCAGGTGCAATGCCAAAAGGACCAAATGTGGACATAAATGCAGGTGCGAAGTCACCAAAGTTCAGTCTAGAAATGCCAAAGATTAAAGGTGGGATTGATACCCCTGATGTGGATCTACCAGACATGAACCTCAAAGACCCTAAATTAGATGTAAACACTCCAGATATTGACATTCATTCACCTGCAGGGAAATTCAAAATGCCCAATCTGAAAATGTCTAAATTAGGAGTGAAAGGGCCAGATATTGACCTAGATGGAGATATAGAGGGACCAGACCTGAATTTGTCCTCTCCCAAACTCAAGGGCCCCAAAGCAGATCTCAACATTCCAGGTGCTGATATTGACAGTCCATCAGGAAAATTCAAAATGCCAACTTTCAAGATGCCAGATTTAGGTTTATCTGGAccaaaagttaaggggtctgactTAGATCTTTCAGCCCCCAAGTTTAAAGGGGGGATTAGTCACCCAGATTTGGATCTGCCAGATGTTGCCCTCAAAGGCCCCACATTAGACCTCAATTCACAAGATGTAAACTTTAATATGCCCTCCGGTAAAGTCAAAGTACCTACATTGAAGAAACCAAAGGGGGATCTGAATGCTCCTGATCTGGACATCGATGGGCTCTCTGGTAAACTGAAAATGCCCACATTCTTGCTGCCTGGTACAATGTCAAAATCCCCAGACTTGAGGCTCAAAGCTTCAAACATTAAGGGGGGAATTGATGTTCCAGACATGAATTTACCAGATGATGACCTCAAAGCCCCTGAACTAGATGTGAATGCCCCAGATCTTGACATCAATGAACCCTCTGGGAAATTCAAAATGCCCAAATATAAAATGCTTAAATTCAGAGACCTAAAGAGACCAGATGTTGACATTGATGGAAACTTAGAGGGCCCAGATATAAATATCAATGCCCCCACAGCTAACCTCAAAGGTCCCAAAACAGGTCTAAAAATGCCAGATTTGAAGATGCCTGATTTCGGGCTATCTGGGCCAAATGTAGATGAACCTGTCTATGACTTACCTGATATTGACCTCTCAGCCCCAAATCTGAAAGGGGGAATCAGTCCCCCAGATTTGAAACTATCTAAGGGTCATCTCAAAAGCCCAAAACTAGACCTCAGTGCTCCAGATATGCCCTCAGGTAGATTCAGAGTTCCAACCATAGAGAGGCCAAATGGTAGCATCAAAGCCCCTGATTTTGACATCAGCACTCCTACATTCAAAATGCATACATTTGGGTTGTCTACACCAAAAGGACCGGATCATGACATCAGTGCTGACCTTGGTTAA